The DNA region GAGAATGTTATATGCTTGTCGGTTTGACATGCCCTTTTGGAAAATCTGGGCATTTGGTATTTTCGGGGTTTTGAGAATGATCTGTCAAGGCCTGCCTTTTTAAACAGATTTACTTGGTGTGGTTTAAAATGTTAGTGAATTAATTACCCTTTGTgtgctaattaattaatgtagaGTTTTTATGGGAATGCAATACTTTATAGTAAGAACGCAATCAGCTTGATTTGAGAGATGGTAATAAAGCTATGCTCAACCCAACACTTAAAAATTGGCCTTATGATTCCCACAAATTAATGTGGTCTTATATGATTCTTtcgatttactttacaataaaagtaactttataatttaacgaatcacatcaagccacatcagtttgagaaattatttttgtgtaatccctTTATGGTTAGAGTATTTTCCTACCATCACTGTTGTTGGTTGAAAACCAGTTTCCTTTTAGAACCTCTAAGAAAAGTTCTGTTCCATCTGCAAGTCGAATAAAATCCATTCATTGTTCATTTGATACGAGTAACCTTTGGACGACTTTGAATGGtacttttacttttctttttttctattttgttttttttttccctttatgtgatttgaaaaagtttctcTCAAATTCAATATCAAGGGATGTAGAGGATTATTAGTACGATCAGACAACCGAGTAACATGCAAGAAcagcaagaagaagaaaaacattaCCTTGCAAGTCATTAGTAagcctcttttttcttttttcttttttctttttttttcatttaccaAAAAATAGGCAACAATGTCCCGAATGAGGAAAACACGTTACAGCCGAAAATAAAGCTCCATAAATCTCAACTGCATCATTGTTGTTTGTTCCTTTTATAGGCTTACAACGAAATATTTCACCAACTTTATTCTGGAGAACAACATAGAAGTACACATTACCTATGTAGGTATCAGAATAACAATCAGCAGTCCTTACAAGATTATAAGAGCACCAACGGTCTCGTTCATACATTGGCAGTTCCATCCTCAGGCGGAGCACTTGCTCCAtctacaaaaagaaatatatatatatatatatatataatataatatggtAAGGAAGAGTTCTTAGAATGAGCCGTAGAGCTTAACAGAATTTCAGCAATCACTGCGTACCTTCCCCGTCTGACGGAGCATAAGGAGATTTCCGGTATCTTGTTTGCTGTTGTGTGGGCTACACCACATAGAGCACCGAGAATAACATGTCATCAgcagtgtgtgtgtatatatatatatatatatattatatggtgcgtacaaatctcaaaaccaaaattattttactcattttagAAGTTAGCTTCTATACATGGTTGGAAGattgccaatttttttttttttttatataagtaagaGAGAGATTTTATTAATCCACGTAATTAGGaaatgcccaagtacacatgaatgaagtatacaagaaaagcCTAATTACATGCTAAGCGCTACTAAAAGCAGCATAAAATTAAGCCATAAGGTAGATCTATATCAAATTAAGCCACCTCCATTTATAAGCGTCTTTTCGAAAGATCACCTAGTAAATCTAGCACTTCCTTTAATTGTAATACCATCATAGATGCATGCTCAGTAGCCTCAACGCCATTGCTTGAAGCAAGTCTTGCATGCTTGATGTAACCTGTGCCTCGAGTACGAGCTCATACGTGTATGTGTGCATGCATCATAAACACCCTTCCCAAAGGATGGTCCATTTCCTTTCAACTAGAATGTGGTTGAATGCTAGAATAACTTCCAAACTCTAGGAATCATTCAAGAGTCATGACAGGAATGATATGGACACAGTGGGAGTAGGGGAGTGAATCCAAACCATCAATCTGACCAACCCAACCCATGGGTTGGTTTTCCTTGGGTGCATGGGTTGCTCTAGTACCAAAACTTCAAAAACTGAGGGGGCTATTCGTTTTTGTTGGCGATTTTGCACAACTTGACGAAACTGAATTAAATATGACAcgttatatatgtattttaaaatatttccaacCAAAATAAGGACATTTGCTTTCTTTTCATTAGCCAATATTCTAATGTCCTCtgcacttgtttttttttttttgcctaattgatctaaaatgaaaatcaattactGAAAGTTACGATTGTTGGCCAAAATGATTAATTTCTGTAACAAAATAATTCAAGTTGGAATCAGCAATAAAAAGCACGAATGGACTGGACAGTACTTGCCCAAACCAACGACTAAATGCGAACCAACCACTTGTGGACTAGTGATTTGGTTATTCAATACTAGTTTCTTTTGGTAAGGATATTTTGATAAACTGATTAGATTAGTTTAGATTAGTTTAACGGCATAATTGATTTTACCAAAACTTGTATGCTGATACTGAATTATTATACATTACTTCAATACTCTATATACTCCAAAATTGGTAATTCAAGGTCGCCTAAGGTGTAATTAGCTTTACGAATTCTAACCAAAATACACATACatgcataaatacatacatacatatatatatatatatagagagagagagagagagagagagagagagagagagagagagagagaacaaccATCATAGCAATCAAAGCACAAccataaaataagtaaaataaattaacaccTGCAATTTGGGCCGAAGGGCTTCAAGTGGTCCTTTGGGCTTCTCAACACCTTGCTGTTCTCAAAAAAAGCATAGAAGTTTTTTTGAAAAGTCCAAAGCATTGAAGATATTAGTTGAGTAACTTAAATCTGCTCCCCAATGCTATAAAGGACAagtaaaaatgaattaaaatataagtgAAAAGTACCTTTCCCAGAGCCCAATCAGCAGAATCAAAGTAAGCACGTTCATGGTCCTGACATCAAAGCCAAATATAGATGAAAACCAACTCAAATAAACAACCAGACAGAGCAAAGCAAtcacaattttaaaaaacaaaatcaccTTCGAAATAAGTGGCGGTTTCTTGGGCACTATTCCCCCATATTTCTTCTTTACTACCTCCTACATATAAACAGAGTAAACTACGAATTTGAGTAATTGCTGCAATTGTAAGTTAGAAACTTTCCAAGAAATACAACATGAGTCTTAAAAGATCAACTGTGTacagaaatccaaaaaaaagaaaacgaaaaacaACCTCCTCTTGAGATGAGAGCGTGGGTTTTTCAGACTCCTCAGGGACACGTCCATCCACATGCTCTTTGATATCCTCCACACCTGACATAATGACCTTGCAGCACCCAACCAAACAGCTGCAGCAGCAAAACACTTATCCAAATTAACATTTTGgtatacttatttatttattctgatTGGTAAGTTTCACACTGATACAGGAGCAACTAAGCCCAAAGCAAAGAAGGCCCCTAGTTTTTTTGTCCAGCCAATTAGCTAACACAAGATCagtcttttattattataatttatactataatttGTTTAGTATTTTTATAATGTTTAAGTGACTTCTAATGAAATTGGATGGTAAAGATTTATTTGTTCTATAAAAGATGAAGGGCTGTGATTCTAGGATTAATGAAGGATGTTATAGATAGCCTCTTTTGAGCCATTGTACATGccctttttctttaataatagcTGAAATTTCATATTCTCATTTTTTGGACCCTTGGAGCCTTGAAAGTAATAATTTATTGTCCCTACACTGTCCTACATTCTCTCTCTTTGATATAATCTTTTTCAtcattgggatttttttttttatatatattaatatactgcaaattatgttttttttttttttattggcaccgggtgtccaggaACTACGTCCCAAATAATCCCGGGGGTGCATAGGCCCTCAGctaggagtttcccgcaagtgcacctcaaGTAATCAAGGAGAAAATCCCATAGTCtgatggcccctagaaattaTTTGCACCCAAGGAGATTTGAACTTTAGACCTAGGGAGAGCATACCTCCAAGCCCAAggcccttaccacttgagccaaccctagGGGTTTTAAGCATCATTGGGATTTCTTTTTCATCGTTGGGATTTCTTCTTAACTCCTTTGTAAGCATCATCAGGTTGGtagtaaaagcaacaaatgatGACAGACACAATACCATGGCTTCCTTAACGAGCTAAAACATCAACTTGCTCAAGTTTCTCGTAAATTTCCACATTGAAAGAGGTGTGTGAATTCTTAACAGCTAACACATCAACTTGCTTTCGTAATaagactaattaaattaaaaaacgtAATATATTCCAGgttataatatgtaatatttataagtaaaagtcATTCAAAGTCCCTGCAGAAGGTCGCTAGAACAGAAAAAAGAAGTACAGcctaataaattgatataaatcGATTATTGCAGTAACTATATTATCCTTACCAGAGCATTTCCAAAATTGTCTAAGCAATATAcgatatcatatcaaattagtGCATCCATCAACGTCTTGCAGTTGTCAAATGCTCTTAGTTCCCAACAGTACATTAATTGGGTGCAATCAAACTTCTCATTTTATAAATCATCTACGAGTCACAAAATAAACGTGGGGAAGAAATCCAAACAAGAACCTAtcaagaataataaaagaactcgaaacaagaaaaaaagaccGAAAAAAACACGAGAGACATTCGAGTTCTGTAACatttaataaattcaatataGATTCCGAGCAGCCAGctaaatcaaaaaatatttttccatgTAATTTCATTACTAACTCATAAATAAACAGCAATTGAGCTGAGATAGCGCAAGATCTAGAGATTATCCGATGTCACAATTCCAAACAGGAAAACAATTATCGGAAAATATCGAATAAAAGAAACTACTGACCGTGGAAACCCTAGGGTCGTACCTTCAATTGAAGTTTGAACTAGATCGAGACCTTGAGAGAGAAATCAAAATCTAGATAGAGATCGAAAGAAAGGGATTGTGTAATATTAGTGTtcagagagagcgagagagttGGCCACGCGATTTCTTATATAGGGTTGGATGCAAGGAGAAATGCTCAGCTGGTGAGAGCtacattaatatattagtgGTCCTGGGTAAAATCGACGTCGTCTTACAGTAAATGGCGTTTGATATATGATAAACGACCGTTAAAATCATGATAAATATTTTAGCGAcacaacaaattttataaaattaacttaTAAGCTAACTCAATTTAATGTGATAGgttaaattataatatcatttttattataaatttgatttttttgtgactataacatttttattaaatCATTCACAtcgtaaaatattttttataagaagtaccacaactataaaaaaatttcacaaaaataaatctcaaattaatataactttatatgatatattaaatctattttataataaaaataatttataacatgacgtattatatcaaatcacgtcaatttataagtttatttttataaaatctatttacaaataaaacatttcatcttttattttatctattaatcATTTTACTTATCTTAAGTCATTTTATTACATCAAAAGtagtactttttatttttaaaaaaatgagtgtaG from Carya illinoinensis cultivar Pawnee chromosome 6, C.illinoinensisPawnee_v1, whole genome shotgun sequence includes:
- the LOC122313800 gene encoding uncharacterized protein LOC122313800, translated to MSGVEDIKEHVDGRVPEESEKPTLSSQEEEVVKKKYGGIVPKKPPLISKDHERAYFDSADWALGKQGVEKPKGPLEALRPKLQPTQQQTRYRKSPYAPSDGEDGASAPPEDGTANV